A stretch of the Haloplanus aerogenes genome encodes the following:
- a CDS encoding ASCH domain-containing protein yields MAHIDPGTLLPNDRMRQQALDGDVTQIHRGQQYADEGDTFDVEGTTFEVVEVTERTLGDMTDADARAEGARDLDHYKGILERAHDNFEWDDSSEIVLHRFERQ; encoded by the coding sequence ATGGCTCACATCGACCCCGGGACGCTCCTCCCGAACGACCGCATGCGCCAGCAGGCACTCGACGGCGACGTGACCCAGATCCACCGCGGCCAGCAGTACGCCGACGAAGGCGACACCTTCGACGTCGAGGGGACGACCTTCGAAGTCGTCGAGGTGACCGAGCGAACGCTCGGCGACATGACCGACGCCGACGCCCGCGCCGAGGGGGCACGGGATCTGGACCACTACAAGGGGATTCTGGAGCGCGCCCACGACAACTTCGAGTGGGACGACAGTTCGGAGATCGTTCTCCACCGGTTCGAACGGCAGTAA